Below is a genomic region from Pantanalinema sp..
CCTCGAGCGAGGCGTCCACGATGCCCTGAACCGTGGGCAGCTCGGTCAGGCGGCCGTGCCAGGGGGCGTGGCCCGAGCGCGAGACGGGCAAGGGGTCGGTGGGCGGGCTGATCGAGAGGCGATCGACCAGGTAGCTGCCCCGGGTCTGGGCGTTGAGCCGAGCCTCGAGCTGCTGGGCGACGCTGCGGCCGGGCACCTGGAGCGAGCGCAGCGCGAAGCGCGCCAGGGGCGAGAGCACCGAGAAGTCGTAGGTGGTCAGCTCGCGGAAGGGCTCGCGGCCGCCCACCATGGCCGCCATCTGGCCCCACTCGAAGGGGGCGTGCTGGCGCAGGAACTGCTCGAGATCCGAGTCCTGGCCGACGTTGACCACCCGGTCGAAGACCTCTCGGCGCTCGGCGTCGGCGCCGTGCAGGGCCTGCCGGATGCAGCGCGCGAGCAGGAGGTCGCCCAGGCGGCTTCTGGGGTTGTTCTGGATGTTCGAGATGAGGTTGAAGCGCGCCGAGAGCAGCTGCGAGGCGACGTAGGTGTGCTGGGCGCTCAGCACCAGGCCCTGCTCCGGGTCCGGCACGTAGAGGTCCAAGAGCGACTGGGTGTCGATGCCGTGGGTGAAGCCGCAGTAGTAGTTGTCCCTCAGGACGTAGTCGATGCGGTCGGCGTCGATCTCGGAGTGGGTGAAGAAGTTGAGCTCGGCGCGCGGGTGCTCGCCGATGGCCACCAGGGCGATGTCGCGCCGGTCCAGGTCGCGGTACCCCGGGTGGCGCTCGAGGACCTCGCCGATCTCGGGGTCGGTCTCGACCAACAGGCGCGTGTGCTCCTCGTGGTCCAGGTAGTTGGCCAGAAAGGCGTACTCGGGCTCGGCGGCGTAGCGCCGGGCGGCGTCCTCGAGCGAGTGCGAGAACGGGCGGTGGCCCAGGTCGTGGCACAGCGCCCCCAGCCGGATCAGGCGCAGGTCCTGCTCGCTGAAGACCGAGCCGAGGTGCTCGGAAAGGAGCCATGCGGTGTGCATGGCTCCGATCACGTGCTCGTAGCGGGTGTGATGCGCGCCCGGGTAGACCACGTAGGCCATCCCCATCTGCCGCACCCCCCTCAGCCTGCTGAAGGGCCTGGTGCGGAGCAGGTCCCGCTCGCACGCGGTGAGCGGGATCAGGCCGTGGATGGGGTCCCGGACGCGATCGGTGAAGATCACGGCAGCAGCACGCCCAACAGGACGATCGCGACGCCCAGCAGGCTCTCACCGGCGATGAGGCCCGAGGCGATGGGGATCAGGTAGGCTTCCGACTGCTTGGCGTTCCACTTCTCCCAGATGAGCGCCAAGAGCGCGCCGAGGAACATGGAGATGGCGTTGGTCGCCGGGATGACCATCGAGAGGCCCAGGGCGCTGGCCGAGGGCACGAAGGCCTTGGCCTTCTTGGGGAGGGCCATCTCGATGAGGGGCAGGGCGATGCCGATGAGAGCGCCCACCAGCATGCTCACCTGGATGGTCGGGTGCAGGCTCGCGATGCCGTTGCTCAGGAGCTGGGCCACGCTCGCCCAGACCTGGGCGGCCGGGGCCGGGAACTTCTCGGAGCCGAGGACGTCGGCATTGGGGACCAGGACGTACCAGACGGGGACGACCACGGCGGTGCCGACGAAGATGCCCGCGAACTGGGCGAGGAACTGCTTGCGGGGGTTGGCGCCGAGCAGGTAGCCGCTCTTGAGGTCGGTCAGCAGGTCGGCGGCCGAGCCCGCGGCCCCGGCGGTGACCGTGGCGGTCATGAGGTTGGTGACGATGTTGGCCGGGGCCAGGATGCCGTAGGTGAGCTGGGTGATCTTGCCCATGGCGCCGATGGGGGTCGTGTCGGTCTCGCCCGTGACGCGGCAGGCGACCAGGCTGAGGAAGAAGGTCATGACGATGGCGATGAGGCTCATCCAGGGCCGCACGTGGAACGCGAAGTGCATGATGGCCATGACGCCGAGGGCCGCGATGGTCGTGCCCACCCAGAACCAGGAGTTGGGGACCTCGATGGCGGCCAAGGGATCGTCCTCACCGCTCGCGGCCGCGGCCTTCTTGGGGGTCAGGGCGCTCACGATGGTCTTCCACTGCATGGCGAAGCCCAGCAGGCCCGAACTCACCATCATGGACGAGCCCATCCAGAGGCTCCAGTTGCGCAGCGCCTTGGGCGAGGGGAAGAAGCCGGGCTCGAGGGCCGTCTTGGGGTCCACGCCGTGGGCGAGGAAGGCGGTGGGGAAGTGCTTGAGGACCTCGGGCAGGGTGATGCCGTAGGTGGCGATGGCCCCCAGCAGCATGGTCCAGCCGGTTTTCCAGCCCATCAGGGCGCCGGCGGCGACCATGATGGTCGAGGCCTCGAGGGTGAAGGTCCACTTTGCGATGGGCTGGCCCGCGATCTTGAGGAACGGGATGTGGAAGTCGGCGGGCAGCGCGGGCAGGCCCATCTTGAGCTTGCCAGCGAGCCAGGGCATGCCGTCGCGGGCCCATGCGACGATGGCGCCGAGCCCCATCATCTTGAAGAGGACGCTCGCCTGCTTGACGGCGTCGCCGCCCTTGGCGTGGAGGCTCTTGAGGGTGGTGGCCGCGGCCACGCCCGAGGGGAAGCGCAGCTGCTCGACGTTGATCATCTGGCGCTTCATGGGGATGGCCAGCATGACGCCCAGCATGGCCAGGAAGAAGGTCCAGCCCATGAGGGTCCAGAACTCCATGTTCGTCTTGGTGACGATCAGGTAGGCCGCGATCGCCGAGACCATGGTGCCGCCGGTCGAGTAGCCAGCGGCCGAGGCCGTCGACTGCATGGCGTTGTTCTCGAGCAGGGACATGTCCGTCTTGGCCAGCCCGATCTTGCGAAGGGTCGTCCAGATCGCATACGACAGGATGCACGCCGTGATGGCCACGCCCAGGCCCCAGCCGGTCTTGAGGCCGACGTAGAGGTTCGAGAGGGACATGACGGCGCCCAGCACGCTGCCCATGAGGACGGAGCGGACCGTGAGCTGGGGCATGCTGTCGCCCTGGTAGACGTTCTTGTACCAGTCGAGCTCGCGCTCGCGCGGCGTCAGCTCCGTCGAAGCGGCCGGAGCCTCTTCGTTGCCGAGGGTCGTGGACATGCAGTCGCTTCCTTTTTCAGACGGGATGGCCCGCTTACGGGCACGGGTGGGGAGGTGATCCCTGGATTGTAACATCCTCATAACCATGAGGTCTACGGGATCGCCGGCTCCCGGCCCTCAGAGGCAGTCAGACAGGGGAATCGCCGACACCTTGCCGGGTCTCGCCGCTTGTGTTAATCTCTTAACCAAGGCTTAATTTTGAGAGAAGAAGGAGTGCCGCGACGATGAACCGGATCCTTGTGGGTTGTGCCCTCGGCGTCATGCTGCTTTCCGGCTGCGGGGTCCGCCCGGTCAGCGCCCAGCAGGGCGTCGACGCCCGGGTGGAGGCCAAGGCCGAGGTGGGCAACGTCTCGGTCGCCGAGGCCAAGGCCATGATCGCCGCCAATCCCAAGCTGGTGCTCATCGATGTGCGCGAGGCCTCCGAGTTCGGGGCCGGCCACATCCAGGGGGCACTGCTGCGCCCGCTGCCTCAGGTCTCCAACTGGAGCAAGGGCCTCGACAAGGGCGCCGAGTACCTCCTGGTCTGCCGCAGCGGCCACCGCAGCGGCCTGGCCGCCGCGCGCCTGGTGAGCTCGGGCTTCGAGCACGTCACCAGCATGACCGGCGGCATGCTGGCCTGGACCGAGGCGGGCTACCCCAGCGTCGTCGGCGCCCGCTAGCTTCCTTTTCCCCGCTTCGCCACGCCGGCCGCCCAATGCAGGGCGGCCGGCGTGGCCGTTCTTGAAGTCCCGAGGAGATGGGCGTAGCATTGAAGCCAACAAGGAGGATTCAGCACCCATGACACTTCCGCAGCTCGAGGAGAGCCTCTACGCCCTGGTCGTCGAGACGGCGACCAACCTGCCCGCCGACGTGCGCGCGACCCTCGCCGCCGCCAGGGCCCGCGAGGACGCAGGCACCCGCGCGGGGATCGCTCTTGCGACCATCGCCAAGAACGTCGACATGGCGGCCGACAGCGTCCTGCCCATCTGCCAGGACACCGGCATGCCCACCTTCTTCGTCCACACCCCGGTCGGCACCGACCAGCTCGCGATCAAGGCGGCCATCCGCAAGGCCGTGGCCCGCGCCACCCACGACGGCAAGCTGCGCACCAACTCGGTCGACAGCCTGACCGGCGCCAACACCGGCGACAACCTCGGCCCCGGCACCCCGGTCATCCACTTCGAGCAGTGGGAGAAGGACGTCATCGAGGTCAAGCTGATCCTCAAGGGCGGCGGCTGCGAGAACAAGAACATCCAGTACTCGCTGCCCTGCGAGCTGCCCGAGCTGGGCAAGGCGAACCGCGACCTGGACGGCGTGCGCAAGTGCATCATGCACGCGGTGCACCAGGCCCAGGG
It encodes:
- a CDS encoding HD domain-containing protein; translated protein: MIFTDRVRDPIHGLIPLTACERDLLRTRPFSRLRGVRQMGMAYVVYPGAHHTRYEHVIGAMHTAWLLSEHLGSVFSEQDLRLIRLGALCHDLGHRPFSHSLEDAARRYAAEPEYAFLANYLDHEEHTRLLVETDPEIGEVLERHPGYRDLDRRDIALVAIGEHPRAELNFFTHSEIDADRIDYVLRDNYYCGFTHGIDTQSLLDLYVPDPEQGLVLSAQHTYVASQLLSARFNLISNIQNNPRSRLGDLLLARCIRQALHGADAERREVFDRVVNVGQDSDLEQFLRQHAPFEWGQMAAMVGGREPFRELTTYDFSVLSPLARFALRSLQVPGRSVAQQLEARLNAQTRGSYLVDRLSISPPTDPLPVSRSGHAPWHGRLTELPTVQGIVDASLEGIGLRVYVPSDAEIEPDAAHFAEWVKAYRRLDASMDETKAEGILAELWGGDRVQFGLLLALEEVALDLLTEQVGHGPSRLALLFLTCYAALESIARAVGDPRIYLDGREAVLTLLRHPALRAILAPRFSESYAGTRASGALLNDLRYLERCGLVYAPARVERVRNVFVRRPKYGSTGWGKRLFRTLAEPAESRAYVDSLEAAMKDLFEPYLDAYREYFGMLDEEGVGNASRRRELRRQMPVPFTR
- a CDS encoding OPT family oligopeptide transporter, whose protein sequence is MSTTLGNEEAPAASTELTPRERELDWYKNVYQGDSMPQLTVRSVLMGSVLGAVMSLSNLYVGLKTGWGLGVAITACILSYAIWTTLRKIGLAKTDMSLLENNAMQSTASAAGYSTGGTMVSAIAAYLIVTKTNMEFWTLMGWTFFLAMLGVMLAIPMKRQMINVEQLRFPSGVAAATTLKSLHAKGGDAVKQASVLFKMMGLGAIVAWARDGMPWLAGKLKMGLPALPADFHIPFLKIAGQPIAKWTFTLEASTIMVAAGALMGWKTGWTMLLGAIATYGITLPEVLKHFPTAFLAHGVDPKTALEPGFFPSPKALRNWSLWMGSSMMVSSGLLGFAMQWKTIVSALTPKKAAAASGEDDPLAAIEVPNSWFWVGTTIAALGVMAIMHFAFHVRPWMSLIAIVMTFFLSLVACRVTGETDTTPIGAMGKITQLTYGILAPANIVTNLMTATVTAGAAGSAADLLTDLKSGYLLGANPRKQFLAQFAGIFVGTAVVVPVWYVLVPNADVLGSEKFPAPAAQVWASVAQLLSNGIASLHPTIQVSMLVGALIGIALPLIEMALPKKAKAFVPSASALGLSMVIPATNAISMFLGALLALIWEKWNAKQSEAYLIPIASGLIAGESLLGVAIVLLGVLLP
- a CDS encoding rhodanese-like domain-containing protein encodes the protein MNRILVGCALGVMLLSGCGVRPVSAQQGVDARVEAKAEVGNVSVAEAKAMIAANPKLVLIDVREASEFGAGHIQGALLRPLPQVSNWSKGLDKGAEYLLVCRSGHRSGLAAARLVSSGFEHVTSMTGGMLAWTEAGYPSVVGAR